One genomic segment of Salminus brasiliensis chromosome 6, fSalBra1.hap2, whole genome shotgun sequence includes these proteins:
- the inavaa gene encoding innate immunity activator protein isoform X1, which yields MECKEEISDSDSGIILNSGPDSPTSPVKDLSTHTRVMRLKHQALEDRLELCLLELKKLCIREAELTGKLSSDFPLLPDEKPPQIRRRIGAAFKLDEELIGQDGEESELHVLEADLALHRQIYEAARRLSLEEHISKPVRKSRLQQCKREEKKVKELQEAVLKHRINHGCVSPQTCRSSRQSDLGISDDSSLSDAAALDDDLEPGPLSSSAINPEGSFQRPVTLTLSPSHGPKQAGSSSSLEYERTPIQNTPWKESSLDQPYQKHKKLPSTSSSRSSSSPTGAPSDQRLDEIPPTPKFVFKSLAMRNNNSNSAPSTPELPLRRHVSQSFRLPRPKLDLSKPNSDLNRVRTKLPRRRVTDFALAYSVQRLYQCSSEDSSSEHSISSYSSSSSRESAPETAKACPPPYGYHRAPQNKAQGQRAAPNLPKNNLLRPVTSSSQNNQERMPLESNMSRLNLGLTSPAEPGNLNKPQQAEATSPKRILKPPPPPYSRLARAPSLKEYPNHPSRLLPRDVVANDLKSWHQKNIAGEMKLQPLQRHGSMRAKRSPNQEPPPYHQIQALRLVPQKVILQRASDGTPMQWYEEEDCEIVSQV from the exons ATGGAGTGCAAGGAGGAGATCAGCGACTCAGACAGCGGGATCATTTTAAACTCTG GGCCAGACAGTCCTACTTCGCCGGTGAAGGATCTTAGCACTCACACACGGGTCATGAGGCTAAAGCACCAGGCACTGGAGGACAGACTAGAACTGTGTCTTCTGGAGCTGAAGAAACTCTGCATCAGAGAGGCT GAGCTGACTGGAAAGCTGTCCTCTGACTTCCCTCTGCTGCCTGACGAGAAGCCTCCGCAGATCAGGCGGCGCATTGGAGCAGCCTTCAAACTGGATGAGGAGTTGATTGGCCAAGATGGAGAG GAATCAGAGCTGCATGTGCTGGAGGCTGATCTAGCCCTACATCGGCAGATTTATGAGGCGGCCCGTAGGCTGTCCCTCGAGGAACACATCAGCAAGCCGGTGAGGAAGagccggctgcagcagtgcAAGCGGGAGGAGAAGAAAGTGAAGGAGCTGCAGGAAGCTGTGCTGAAGCACCGCATCAACCACGGCTGCGTCTCACCACAGACCTGCCGATCCTCCAGGCAGAGTG ATCTTGGCATATCTGATGATAGCTCGCTGTCTGATGCTGCTGCACTTGATGATG ATTTAGAGCCAGGCCCCCTCTCTTCGTCAGCTATAAACCCAGAAGGCAGTTTCCAGCGCCCGGTGACCCTCACCCTTTCCCCCAGTCACGGCCCAAAGCAGGCAGGCTCCAGCTCCAGCCTGGAGTACGAGCGCACGCCTATCCAGAACACTCCATGGAAGGAGTCCAGTCTAGATCAGCCCTACCAGAAACACAAGAAACTCCCCTCTACCAGCAGCAGTAGATCAAG cagcagtcCAACAGGAGCCCCATCTGACCAGAGACTGGATGAAATTCCTCCCACTCCCAAGTTTGTGTTCAAAAGCCTGGCAATGCgcaacaacaactccaacagCGCCCCCTCCACCCCTGAGCTGCCACTACGTCGTCATGTCTCTCAGTCCTTCAG ACTTCCTAGACCCAAACTGGACCTGAGCAAGCCCAACTCTGACCTAAACCGAGTACGAACCAAGCTGCCTCGCCGGCGTGTCACTGACTTTGCCCTGGCCTACTCGGTCCAGCGTCTGTATCAGTGTAGCTCAGAGGACAGCAGTTCGGAGCACTCCATATCCTCCTACAGCAGCTCGTCCAGCCGAGAGTCTGCCCCTGAGACAGCCAAAGCCTGCCCACCTCCTTACGGCTACCACCGCGCCCCTCAAAACAAAGCACAGGGTCAGCGGGCTGCCCCCAATCTACCCAAAAACAACCTGCTCCGGCCTGTGACCAGCTCTTCACAGAACAACCAGGAAAGAATGCCGCTGGAGTCCAATATGAGCAGGCTCAACCTTGGCTTGACCTCACCAGCTGAACCTGGAAACCTAAATAAGCCACAGCAAGCAGAAGCAACTTCACCTAAGCGGATACTGAAGCCCCCTCCACCCCCATACTCAAGGTTGGCCCGAGCCCCTTCACTGAAGGAGTACCCCAACCACCCCAGCAGGCTGCTTCCTCGTGACGTGGTAGCAAACGACCTGAAGTCCTGGCATCAGAAGAACATTGCTGGAGAGATGAAACTTCAACCACTACAACGACACGGGTCGATGCGTGCAAAGCGCTCACCCAATCAAGAGCCCCCACCGTACCACCAGATCCAAGCACTGAGACTG GTTCCTCAGAAAGTGATCCTCCAGAGGGCTTCTGATGGGACTCCTATGCAGTGGTATGAAGAAGAGGATTGTGAAATTGTAAGCCAGGTGTAA
- the inavaa gene encoding innate immunity activator protein isoform X2: MECKEEISDSDSGIILNSGPDSPTSPVKDLSTHTRVMRLKHQALEDRLELCLLELKKLCIREAELTGKLSSDFPLLPDEKPPQIRRRIGAAFKLDEELIGQDGEESELHVLEADLALHRQIYEAARRLSLEEHISKPVRKSRLQQCKREEKKVKELQEAVLKHRINHGCVSPQTCRSSRQSDLGISDDSSLSDAAALDDDLEPGPLSSSAINPEGSFQRPVTLTLSPSHGPKQAGSSSSLEYERTPIQNTPWKESSLDQPYQKHKKLPSTSSSRSSSPTGAPSDQRLDEIPPTPKFVFKSLAMRNNNSNSAPSTPELPLRRHVSQSFRLPRPKLDLSKPNSDLNRVRTKLPRRRVTDFALAYSVQRLYQCSSEDSSSEHSISSYSSSSSRESAPETAKACPPPYGYHRAPQNKAQGQRAAPNLPKNNLLRPVTSSSQNNQERMPLESNMSRLNLGLTSPAEPGNLNKPQQAEATSPKRILKPPPPPYSRLARAPSLKEYPNHPSRLLPRDVVANDLKSWHQKNIAGEMKLQPLQRHGSMRAKRSPNQEPPPYHQIQALRLVPQKVILQRASDGTPMQWYEEEDCEIVSQV; encoded by the exons ATGGAGTGCAAGGAGGAGATCAGCGACTCAGACAGCGGGATCATTTTAAACTCTG GGCCAGACAGTCCTACTTCGCCGGTGAAGGATCTTAGCACTCACACACGGGTCATGAGGCTAAAGCACCAGGCACTGGAGGACAGACTAGAACTGTGTCTTCTGGAGCTGAAGAAACTCTGCATCAGAGAGGCT GAGCTGACTGGAAAGCTGTCCTCTGACTTCCCTCTGCTGCCTGACGAGAAGCCTCCGCAGATCAGGCGGCGCATTGGAGCAGCCTTCAAACTGGATGAGGAGTTGATTGGCCAAGATGGAGAG GAATCAGAGCTGCATGTGCTGGAGGCTGATCTAGCCCTACATCGGCAGATTTATGAGGCGGCCCGTAGGCTGTCCCTCGAGGAACACATCAGCAAGCCGGTGAGGAAGagccggctgcagcagtgcAAGCGGGAGGAGAAGAAAGTGAAGGAGCTGCAGGAAGCTGTGCTGAAGCACCGCATCAACCACGGCTGCGTCTCACCACAGACCTGCCGATCCTCCAGGCAGAGTG ATCTTGGCATATCTGATGATAGCTCGCTGTCTGATGCTGCTGCACTTGATGATG ATTTAGAGCCAGGCCCCCTCTCTTCGTCAGCTATAAACCCAGAAGGCAGTTTCCAGCGCCCGGTGACCCTCACCCTTTCCCCCAGTCACGGCCCAAAGCAGGCAGGCTCCAGCTCCAGCCTGGAGTACGAGCGCACGCCTATCCAGAACACTCCATGGAAGGAGTCCAGTCTAGATCAGCCCTACCAGAAACACAAGAAACTCCCCTCTACCAGCAGCAGTAGATCAAG cagtcCAACAGGAGCCCCATCTGACCAGAGACTGGATGAAATTCCTCCCACTCCCAAGTTTGTGTTCAAAAGCCTGGCAATGCgcaacaacaactccaacagCGCCCCCTCCACCCCTGAGCTGCCACTACGTCGTCATGTCTCTCAGTCCTTCAG ACTTCCTAGACCCAAACTGGACCTGAGCAAGCCCAACTCTGACCTAAACCGAGTACGAACCAAGCTGCCTCGCCGGCGTGTCACTGACTTTGCCCTGGCCTACTCGGTCCAGCGTCTGTATCAGTGTAGCTCAGAGGACAGCAGTTCGGAGCACTCCATATCCTCCTACAGCAGCTCGTCCAGCCGAGAGTCTGCCCCTGAGACAGCCAAAGCCTGCCCACCTCCTTACGGCTACCACCGCGCCCCTCAAAACAAAGCACAGGGTCAGCGGGCTGCCCCCAATCTACCCAAAAACAACCTGCTCCGGCCTGTGACCAGCTCTTCACAGAACAACCAGGAAAGAATGCCGCTGGAGTCCAATATGAGCAGGCTCAACCTTGGCTTGACCTCACCAGCTGAACCTGGAAACCTAAATAAGCCACAGCAAGCAGAAGCAACTTCACCTAAGCGGATACTGAAGCCCCCTCCACCCCCATACTCAAGGTTGGCCCGAGCCCCTTCACTGAAGGAGTACCCCAACCACCCCAGCAGGCTGCTTCCTCGTGACGTGGTAGCAAACGACCTGAAGTCCTGGCATCAGAAGAACATTGCTGGAGAGATGAAACTTCAACCACTACAACGACACGGGTCGATGCGTGCAAAGCGCTCACCCAATCAAGAGCCCCCACCGTACCACCAGATCCAAGCACTGAGACTG GTTCCTCAGAAAGTGATCCTCCAGAGGGCTTCTGATGGGACTCCTATGCAGTGGTATGAAGAAGAGGATTGTGAAATTGTAAGCCAGGTGTAA
- the LOC140556833 gene encoding uncharacterized protein isoform X2: protein MTEEELENAFCQLALAFHCDQHTLDQRLQAEEHARNYAEENLKLEVERGQDLLETLKGMCLDIKRAKVIQSLELCLNIISGTIERIANTAEVLGAVHQPALRRRISAAIISKQDQTQGDIKFNPLSSEDVSATNTPAEIQTTEFSGSTETKPDEVNDHQCLEQRQLECAAEDGSPAVCNCGPVLDPCTLPSHHQNSSSEHHKETDMPCVNKSLSTLPRHRLKSKAALETSSQWAKGPQHSLSVCNTLTVGLYVCVVHLVHLFDRTSLNISLQPAPPDTLDASLSLDNYHHLPSSAVLNHHASHPSLVSTGSCVVVVSPNAY from the exons ATGACAGAAGAGGAGTTGGAG AATGCCTTCTGTCAGCTGGCCCTGGCCTTCCACTGTGATCAGCACACATTGGACCAAAGACTGCAGGCAGAGGAACATGCTCGCAATTATGCTGAGGAGAACCTGAAACTGGAAGTGGAGAGAGGACAAGACCTGCTGGAG ACACTGAAGGGAATGTGCTTGGACATTAAGCGTGCAAAGGTCATACAGAGTCTAGAACTGTGCCTGAACATCATTAGCGGCACCATCGAACGAATTGCGAACACTGCAGAAGTGCTTGGAGCtgttcaccag CCGGCCTTGCGGCGCAGAATCAGTGCTGCTATCATCTCAAAGCAAGACCAG ACCCAAGGGGACATCAAATTCAACCCACTGTCATCTGAAGATGTGTCTGCTACAAATACACCAGCAGAGATCCAGACCACTGAGTTTTCAGGATCCACTGAAACCAAGCCAGATGAAGTAAATGATCATCAATGTCTTGAACAAAG acaGCTAGAATGTGCAGCAGAAGATGGATCTCCAGCAGTGTGCAACTGTGGACCTGTGTTGGACCCCTGCACTCTTCCTTCCCATCACCAGAATTCCTCTTCTGAACATCACAAGGAGACAGACATGCCTTGTGTGAACAA GTCGCTCTCCACGTTACCTCGTCACAGGCTGAAGAGTAAAGCAGCACTGGAGACGAGTTCTCAATGGGCCAAGGGACCACAGCACAGTCTCAGTGTGTGCAACACACTCACAGTTGGCCT GTATGTATGTGTCGTTCACCTAGTTCACTTATTTGATCGTACTTCTCTGAACATCTCTCTGCAGCCAGCGCCCCCTGATACACTGGATGCTTCACTGTCGCTGGATAATTATCACCATCTACCTTCTAGTGCTGTGCTCAATCATCATGCTAGCCATCCTAGTCTGGTTTCTACAGGCTCCTGTGTTGTGGTTGTGAGTCCAAATGCATACTGA
- the LOC140556833 gene encoding uncharacterized protein isoform X1, with the protein MTEEELENAFCQLALAFHCDQHTLDQRLQAEEHARNYAEENLKLEVERGQDLLETLKGMCLDIKRAKVIQSLELCLNIISGTIERIANTAEVLGAVHQPALRRRISAAIISKQDQKTQGDIKFNPLSSEDVSATNTPAEIQTTEFSGSTETKPDEVNDHQCLEQRQLECAAEDGSPAVCNCGPVLDPCTLPSHHQNSSSEHHKETDMPCVNKSLSTLPRHRLKSKAALETSSQWAKGPQHSLSVCNTLTVGLYVCVVHLVHLFDRTSLNISLQPAPPDTLDASLSLDNYHHLPSSAVLNHHASHPSLVSTGSCVVVVSPNAY; encoded by the exons ATGACAGAAGAGGAGTTGGAG AATGCCTTCTGTCAGCTGGCCCTGGCCTTCCACTGTGATCAGCACACATTGGACCAAAGACTGCAGGCAGAGGAACATGCTCGCAATTATGCTGAGGAGAACCTGAAACTGGAAGTGGAGAGAGGACAAGACCTGCTGGAG ACACTGAAGGGAATGTGCTTGGACATTAAGCGTGCAAAGGTCATACAGAGTCTAGAACTGTGCCTGAACATCATTAGCGGCACCATCGAACGAATTGCGAACACTGCAGAAGTGCTTGGAGCtgttcaccag CCGGCCTTGCGGCGCAGAATCAGTGCTGCTATCATCTCAAAGCAAGACCAG AAGACCCAAGGGGACATCAAATTCAACCCACTGTCATCTGAAGATGTGTCTGCTACAAATACACCAGCAGAGATCCAGACCACTGAGTTTTCAGGATCCACTGAAACCAAGCCAGATGAAGTAAATGATCATCAATGTCTTGAACAAAG acaGCTAGAATGTGCAGCAGAAGATGGATCTCCAGCAGTGTGCAACTGTGGACCTGTGTTGGACCCCTGCACTCTTCCTTCCCATCACCAGAATTCCTCTTCTGAACATCACAAGGAGACAGACATGCCTTGTGTGAACAA GTCGCTCTCCACGTTACCTCGTCACAGGCTGAAGAGTAAAGCAGCACTGGAGACGAGTTCTCAATGGGCCAAGGGACCACAGCACAGTCTCAGTGTGTGCAACACACTCACAGTTGGCCT GTATGTATGTGTCGTTCACCTAGTTCACTTATTTGATCGTACTTCTCTGAACATCTCTCTGCAGCCAGCGCCCCCTGATACACTGGATGCTTCACTGTCGCTGGATAATTATCACCATCTACCTTCTAGTGCTGTGCTCAATCATCATGCTAGCCATCCTAGTCTGGTTTCTACAGGCTCCTGTGTTGTGGTTGTGAGTCCAAATGCATACTGA
- the LOC140556833 gene encoding uncharacterized protein isoform X3, with the protein MTEEELENAFCQLALAFHCDQHTLDQRLQAEEHARNYAEENLKLEVERGQDLLETLKGMCLDIKRAKVIQSLELCLNIISGTIERIANTAEVLGAVHQPALRRRISAAIISKQDQKTQGDIKFNPLSSEDVSATNTPAEIQTTEFSGSTETKPDEVNDHQCLEQRQLECAAEDGSPAVCNCGPVLDPCTLPSHHQNSSSEHHKETDMPCVNKSLSTLPRHRLKSKAALETSSQWAKGPQHSLSVCNTLTVGLQRPLIHWMLHCRWIIITIYLLVLCSIIMLAILVWFLQAPVLWL; encoded by the exons ATGACAGAAGAGGAGTTGGAG AATGCCTTCTGTCAGCTGGCCCTGGCCTTCCACTGTGATCAGCACACATTGGACCAAAGACTGCAGGCAGAGGAACATGCTCGCAATTATGCTGAGGAGAACCTGAAACTGGAAGTGGAGAGAGGACAAGACCTGCTGGAG ACACTGAAGGGAATGTGCTTGGACATTAAGCGTGCAAAGGTCATACAGAGTCTAGAACTGTGCCTGAACATCATTAGCGGCACCATCGAACGAATTGCGAACACTGCAGAAGTGCTTGGAGCtgttcaccag CCGGCCTTGCGGCGCAGAATCAGTGCTGCTATCATCTCAAAGCAAGACCAG AAGACCCAAGGGGACATCAAATTCAACCCACTGTCATCTGAAGATGTGTCTGCTACAAATACACCAGCAGAGATCCAGACCACTGAGTTTTCAGGATCCACTGAAACCAAGCCAGATGAAGTAAATGATCATCAATGTCTTGAACAAAG acaGCTAGAATGTGCAGCAGAAGATGGATCTCCAGCAGTGTGCAACTGTGGACCTGTGTTGGACCCCTGCACTCTTCCTTCCCATCACCAGAATTCCTCTTCTGAACATCACAAGGAGACAGACATGCCTTGTGTGAACAA GTCGCTCTCCACGTTACCTCGTCACAGGCTGAAGAGTAAAGCAGCACTGGAGACGAGTTCTCAATGGGCCAAGGGACCACAGCACAGTCTCAGTGTGTGCAACACACTCACAGTTGGCCT CCAGCGCCCCCTGATACACTGGATGCTTCACTGTCGCTGGATAATTATCACCATCTACCTTCTAGTGCTGTGCTCAATCATCATGCTAGCCATCCTAGTCTGGTTTCTACAGGCTCCTGTGTTGTGGTTGTGA
- the rpl10a gene encoding large ribosomal subunit protein uL1: MSKVSRDTLYEAVREVQSGSISKRRKFLETVELQISLKNYDPQKDKRFSGTVRLKTTPRPKFSVCVLGDQQHCDEAKAAEIPHMDIEALKKLNKNKKLVKKLAKKYDAFLASESLIKQIPRILGPGLNKAGKFPSLLTHNENLNTKVDEVKSTIKFQMKKVLCLAVAVGHVRMSEDELVYNIHLSVNFLVSLLKKNWQNVRALYIKSTMGKPQRLY, translated from the exons ATGAG taagGTCTCAAGAGACACGTTGTACGAGGCGGTCCGGGAGGTCCAGTCTGGCTCCATTTCTAAGAGGAGAAA GTTTTTGGAGACGGTGGAGCTGCAGATCAGCTTGAAGAACTATGATCCCCAGAAGGACAAGCGTTTCTCAGGCACTGTCAG GCTGAAGACCACTCCTCGTCCCAAATTCTCTGTGTGCGTTCTCGGTGACCAGCAGCATTGTGATGAAGCCAAGGCTGCAGAGATTCCCCACATGGACATTGAGGCTCTCAAAAAGCTTAACAAGAACAAGAAGCTGGTCAAGAAACTGG CAAAGAAATACGATGCCTTCCTGGCTTCTGAGTCCCTGATTAAGCAGATTCCTCGTATCCTGGGTCCTGGCCTCAACAAGGCTGGAAAGTTCCCTTCACTGCTCACCCACAACGAGAACCTTAATACCAAGGTGGATGAGGTGAAATCTACCATCAAATTCCAGATGAAGAAG GTGCTGTGTCTGGCTGTGGCTGTGGGCCATGTCAGGATGTCTGAGGATGAGCTGGTCTACAACATCCATCTGTCTGTTAACTTCTTGGTGTCTCTGTTGAAGAAGAACTGGCAAAACGTTAGAGCTCTCTACATCAAGAGCACCATGGGAAAGCCTCAGCGTCTCTATTAG
- the fance gene encoding Fanconi anemia group E protein — MLAGLVNCSAMAALLHRFHSPSRLLAHALLTGGVNGAQKVLNKLRGVHSLFSLRSFLETLCEDEAWLDKHTQELTTKPLVCLFSDAFKTDLLCFLHLVHSWAPQDSVLSLLHCLSQEVQHKPWIWALIRQLHRDIGDEGVGEKTLLTSECVVRLKGLCERFKAPQAKGGWEAYLNEHRSVLQADSGTDLVQKKRKSEVMDLDTETDMNEPQTKRVKTDSPDIENSEGEKETVDEEAGDEKALQLYSGPERASPPEEPHEDSLSVLPEHIKAAVPLMKELLESETEWDESCMPTLKVLNECDTKQLEILCGILGLAETPEQTLPHFCSFLLALTPDLSHSAASVIIKNLLLDKVLSLTEPASRSLVTGVTSLCSRYPRPTCQALIEPVIKEGQTGSAQAELLCRLVKDCLEPHHRLLVFEMTLEGAWNEGLLSVIHALLDLKIELNEGLFSLFTNQLSSQCPQFTKSMKFAKMILTVLTKFQCHVNAACQQTLSCCISFNETFLKKSLQAALKRITL; from the exons ATGTTAGCTGGGTTGGTGAACTGCAGTGCTATGGCAGCTCTGCTGCACCGTTTTCACTCTCCCTCCCGGTTGCTGGCTCATGCTTTACTGACTGGAGGAGTAAACGGAGCCCAAAAAGTGCTCAACAAACTGCGAGGAGTTCATTCACTCTTCTCCTTGCGTTCATTTCTGGAGACGCTTTGTGAAGACGAGGCGTGGCTGGATAAACACACCCAGGAACTCACTAC AAAGCCACTAGTCTGCCTGTTTTCCGATGCTTTCAAGACTGATCTGCTCTGCTTTTTGCACCTTGTCCATTCTTGGGCACCACAGGACAGTGTGCTCTCCCTGCTCCACTGCCTGAGTCAGGAAGTGCAGCACAAGCCATGGATTTGGGCTTTAATCCGTCAGCTTCACAGAGACATTGGGGATGAGGGAGTTGGGGAAAAGACCCTTCTCACCTCAGAATGTGTGGTGCGTCTGAAAGGACTGTGTGAGAGGTTCAAAGCCCCGCAAGCAAAAGGAGGATGGGAAGCCTACCTGAATGAACACAGGAGTGTACTGCAGGCAGATAGTGGGACGGATTTGGttcagaagaagagaaaaagtgAGGTCATGGATCTCGATACGGAGACAGACATGAATGAGCCCCAGACTAAAAGAGTGAAGACGGATTCCCCGGACATTGAGAACTCTGAGGGTGAAAAAGAGACTGTGGATGAGGAGGCAGGTGATGAGAAAGCACTGCAGCTTTACAGTGGTCCAGAAAGAGCTTCTCCACCAGAAGAGCCACATGAAGATTCATTGAGTGTCTTGCCAGAGCACATAAAG GCTGCTGTTCCCTTGATGAAAGAATTATTAGAGTCTGAAACAGAg TGGGATGAAAGCTGTATGCCTACACTGAAAGTACTGAATGAATGTGATACCAAACAG CTGGAGATACTGTGTGGAATTCTGGGTTTAGCTGAAACACCTGAGCAGACGTTACCACATTTCTGTAGTTTTTTGCTGGCTCTGACTCCAGATCTTAGCCACAGTGCTGCCTCTGTCATTATCAAAAACCTCCTGCTTGACAAG GTCCTGTCTCTTACTGAGCCAGCCTCCCGCTCTCTGGTCACTGGTGTAACATCACTCTGCAGCCGTTACCCAAGACCGACCTGCCAAGCTCTTATAGAGCCAGTCATAAAGGAGGGACAGACAG GTAGCGCTCAGGCTGAACTACTCTGTCGGCTGGTGAAGGACTGCCTAGAGCCGCATCACAGGCTTCTTGTATTTGA GATGACTCTTGAAGGGGCCTGGAATGAGGGTTTGTTGTCAGTCATTCATGCCTTACTGGATTTGAAG ATTGAACTGAATGAGGGGCTTTTCTCCCTCTTTACTAACCAACTGAGCAGTCAATGCCCACAATTTACCAAGTCCATGAAGTTCGCTAAGATGATACTGACTGTGCTGACAAAGTTCCAGTGTCAT GTGAACGCAGCATGCCAGCAAACACTGTCCTGCTGTATCTCTTTCAATGAGACCTTCCTGAAGAAGTCCCTCCAAGCTGCTTTAAAACGTATTACTCTATAA